A genomic segment from Desulfonatronum lacustre DSM 10312 encodes:
- a CDS encoding aminotransferase class IV: protein MLTVVNDSDAYLERLLQAPRPGIGEVTAFYDHRVGVIGTDPRLMVLPLDDHMVHRGDGVFETMKFVERKLYQLDPHVDRLMFSARSIFLEPPCPWEDLKTMIVDVARAANTDQGMVRILLGRGPGGFGIDARECPKAGLYIVAYALHPRPESAYEKGVTASRCSMPAKRGLMAKIKSVNYLPNVLMKREAVQSGCDYSLCFDDDGFLAEGAVENVCLVDAQGRLVVPELNNALTGTTLMRALDAVKDEMPVVFRQVTEDDVYLAREVILLGTTIDALSVIRFNKKPIHDVRPGPVSKKMRRFLIQDLQDNGIVL, encoded by the coding sequence ATGCTTACCGTCGTTAACGATTCAGATGCCTATCTGGAGCGGCTGCTCCAGGCCCCCAGGCCGGGGATCGGCGAAGTTACGGCCTTTTACGATCACCGGGTCGGCGTGATCGGCACGGACCCGCGGCTGATGGTGCTGCCCCTGGACGACCACATGGTCCACCGGGGAGACGGGGTTTTTGAGACCATGAAATTCGTGGAGCGCAAGCTCTACCAGCTTGATCCGCACGTGGACCGGCTGATGTTTTCGGCCCGGTCGATTTTTCTGGAGCCGCCCTGCCCCTGGGAGGACCTGAAGACCATGATCGTGGACGTGGCCCGGGCCGCGAATACGGACCAGGGGATGGTGCGCATCCTCCTGGGACGCGGGCCCGGAGGATTCGGCATCGACGCCCGGGAATGCCCCAAGGCCGGCCTGTACATCGTGGCCTATGCCCTGCATCCGCGGCCCGAGTCCGCCTATGAAAAAGGCGTCACGGCCTCGCGCTGCTCCATGCCCGCCAAGCGCGGCCTGATGGCCAAGATCAAGAGCGTCAACTATCTGCCCAACGTGCTGATGAAGCGCGAAGCCGTGCAATCGGGCTGCGACTATTCCCTGTGCTTTGACGACGACGGATTCCTGGCCGAAGGGGCCGTGGAAAACGTCTGCCTCGTGGACGCCCAGGGACGCCTGGTGGTTCCGGAGCTGAACAACGCTCTGACCGGGACGACTCTGATGCGCGCCCTGGATGCGGTCAAGGACGAAATGCCGGTGGTCTTCCGCCAGGTCACGGAGGACGACGTCTACCTGGCGCGGGAGGTGATCCTTCTGGGCACGACCATCGACGCCCTGAGCGTGATCCGCTTCAACAAGAAGCCCATCCATGACGTGCGGCCGGGGCCGGTGAGCAAAAAAATGCGCCGGTTTCTGATCCAGGATCTCCAGGATAACGGCATTGTCCTGTAG
- a CDS encoding aspartate-semialdehyde dehydrogenase has translation MHAKQLRVGVVGATGAVGREMLKTLEQREFPATSVRALASSRSAGQEIPFMGGQLTVEELDENSFHELDLALFSAGGGTSEKYAPIAVRSGCVVVDNSSAWRMDPEVPLVVPEVNPDDLARHKGIIANPNCSTIQMVVVLKPLHDVGKIKRVVVSTYQAVSGTGQKAIKEMETQVRQMFNMQEPEAEVYPYQIAFNCLPHIDVFLDNDYTKEEMKMVLETQKIMGDETIRLTATTVRVPVFYGHSESVNVETEKKITPAEARVILAQAPGVQVLDNPREKIYPMPIHAAGEDLTFVGRIREDESIANGLNLWVVADNLRKGAALNAVQIAEALVERDLIRV, from the coding sequence ATGCATGCCAAGCAGTTGCGAGTCGGCGTGGTGGGCGCCACGGGAGCCGTGGGCAGGGAAATGCTCAAGACGCTGGAACAGCGGGAATTTCCGGCGACCAGTGTTCGTGCCCTGGCTTCCTCCCGGTCCGCTGGCCAGGAAATCCCGTTCATGGGCGGCCAATTGACCGTGGAAGAACTTGACGAAAATTCTTTTCACGAGCTGGACTTGGCGCTCTTTTCCGCTGGGGGGGGGACGTCGGAAAAGTATGCGCCCATCGCCGTCCGATCCGGGTGCGTGGTGGTGGACAATTCCAGCGCCTGGCGCATGGATCCGGAGGTCCCTTTGGTGGTTCCGGAGGTGAACCCGGACGATTTGGCCCGGCATAAGGGAATCATCGCCAATCCCAACTGTTCGACCATCCAGATGGTCGTGGTGCTCAAGCCCCTGCACGACGTCGGCAAAATCAAGCGGGTGGTGGTCTCCACCTACCAGGCCGTTTCCGGGACCGGCCAGAAGGCCATCAAGGAAATGGAGACCCAGGTTCGCCAGATGTTCAACATGCAGGAACCCGAGGCCGAGGTGTACCCATACCAGATCGCTTTCAATTGCCTCCCGCACATCGACGTCTTCCTGGACAACGATTACACCAAGGAAGAAATGAAGATGGTCCTGGAGACCCAAAAGATCATGGGCGACGAGACCATCCGGCTGACCGCCACCACGGTCCGGGTGCCGGTGTTCTATGGTCACAGCGAGTCCGTGAACGTGGAGACCGAAAAGAAGATCACTCCGGCCGAGGCCCGGGTGATCCTGGCTCAGGCTCCGGGCGTGCAGGTCTTGGACAATCCCAGGGAGAAAATCTATCCCATGCCCATCCACGCCGCGGGGGAGGACTTGACTTTCGTCGGCCGCATCCGCGAGGACGAATCCATTGCCAACGGACTGAATCTGTGGGTCGTGGCGGACAACCTGCGCAAAGGCGCGGCCCTGAACGCCGTGCAGATCGCGGAGGCGCTGGTGGAGCGGGACCTGATCAGGGTTTAG
- the metF gene encoding methylenetetrahydrofolate reductase [NAD(P)H] produces MKIKDLLERPERSRISLEFFPPKDRALWPKFFDTAQRLRALDPLFVSVTYGAGGSTQAATLEIVTTLKRDFSMEPMAHLTCVGASTQVLRSFLDDLSRAEVTNVMALRGDPPQGETAFVPSDDGFSHASDLVRFIAAEYPGMGVGVAGYPEGHPEAVGLKEDLDFLKMKLDLGGDFAVTQLFFDNASYWKFVQRAREAGIAKPILPGIMPIFSLKFIQRITSMCGATLPPAFLRDLEQADARGGDAAVQEVGMAHAAAQIQDLLDNGAPGVHLYTMNRSDGCLRIMEQVRR; encoded by the coding sequence GTGAAAATCAAGGATTTGCTGGAACGACCCGAACGGTCGAGAATTTCCCTGGAATTTTTTCCTCCCAAGGACCGGGCCTTGTGGCCGAAGTTTTTTGATACGGCCCAGCGGCTGCGAGCCCTGGACCCGCTGTTCGTCTCCGTGACCTACGGAGCCGGCGGCAGCACCCAGGCCGCCACGTTGGAGATCGTGACCACCTTGAAACGGGATTTCAGCATGGAGCCCATGGCCCATCTGACCTGCGTCGGGGCCTCCACCCAGGTTCTGCGCTCGTTTCTGGACGATCTGAGCCGGGCCGAGGTAACCAACGTGATGGCCTTGCGCGGCGACCCGCCCCAGGGAGAGACCGCGTTCGTCCCATCGGACGACGGATTCAGTCACGCCTCGGACCTGGTCCGGTTTATCGCCGCGGAATATCCGGGCATGGGCGTCGGGGTGGCCGGGTACCCGGAGGGACATCCCGAAGCCGTCGGCCTGAAGGAGGATCTGGATTTCCTGAAAATGAAGCTGGATCTGGGCGGAGACTTCGCCGTGACTCAACTTTTCTTCGACAACGCCAGCTATTGGAAGTTCGTTCAGCGAGCCCGTGAAGCCGGGATCGCCAAGCCCATCCTGCCGGGGATCATGCCCATTTTCAGCTTGAAGTTCATTCAGCGGATCACCTCCATGTGCGGCGCGACCCTGCCGCCAGCTTTCCTGCGGGATCTGGAGCAGGCGGACGCCCGAGGCGGAGACGCGGCGGTTCAGGAAGTGGGCATGGCCCATGCCGCTGCCCAGATCCAGGATCTCCTGGACAACGGCGCGCCGGGGGTTCATTTGTACACCATGAACCGATCCGACGGATGCCTGCGGATTATGGAGCAGGTCCGGCGCTGA
- a CDS encoding type II secretion system F family protein, whose product MAIFLYKGRNKLGRRVKGDFDAPTLEMAENALRRRGFTQLKVKPKPKDLLEGTFLEGRITDRDMVIFSRQFSTMINAGVPILQSLQIMCEQTENKLLRRVLYTVRNDIEGGSSLFDAMRKHPKVFTDLYANMVNAGEAGGVLDVILLRLADYLEKAARLKAKVKSAMVYPAVVVTVAVAVIAIILIFVIPTFETMFADFGAALPLPTQIVINMSRFAQDNLLYIFLGAVAFAIIFKRLYRVERVKIMVDFWVLTLPVFGPLLRKVAVARFGRTLSTMVSSGVPILGALDIVARTSGNKTVERGVLEAKKSIAEGQTLADPLEATGVFPPMVVQMISIGETTGNLDHMLAKIADFYDNEVDVAVETLTSLLEPMMIVFLGVVVGGLVVSMYLPIFQIGETIM is encoded by the coding sequence ATGGCCATATTTCTGTACAAAGGTCGCAACAAGCTGGGTCGGAGGGTCAAAGGCGACTTCGACGCCCCGACCTTGGAAATGGCAGAAAACGCCTTGCGTCGGCGGGGATTCACCCAGCTCAAGGTCAAGCCCAAACCCAAGGATCTGCTGGAGGGCACCTTCCTTGAGGGGAGGATCACCGACAGGGACATGGTCATTTTCAGCCGTCAGTTCTCCACCATGATCAACGCCGGGGTGCCCATCTTGCAGTCCTTGCAGATCATGTGCGAACAGACGGAAAACAAGCTGTTGCGGCGGGTGCTCTACACGGTCCGCAATGACATCGAGGGCGGCAGTTCCCTGTTCGACGCCATGCGCAAGCATCCCAAGGTCTTCACGGACCTCTACGCCAACATGGTCAACGCCGGCGAGGCCGGGGGCGTTCTGGACGTGATCCTGTTGCGCTTGGCGGACTATCTGGAAAAAGCGGCCAGACTCAAGGCCAAGGTCAAGTCGGCCATGGTCTATCCGGCCGTGGTGGTCACCGTGGCCGTGGCCGTCATCGCTATCATTCTGATATTCGTCATCCCGACCTTTGAAACCATGTTCGCGGATTTCGGCGCGGCGCTCCCGCTGCCGACCCAGATCGTGATCAACATGAGTCGTTTCGCCCAGGACAATCTGCTGTACATATTCCTGGGGGCCGTGGCCTTTGCGATCATCTTCAAACGGCTGTATCGAGTCGAGCGGGTCAAGATCATGGTGGACTTCTGGGTCCTGACCCTGCCCGTGTTCGGACCGCTGCTGCGCAAGGTGGCCGTGGCCAGATTCGGACGCACTCTGAGTACCATGGTTTCCAGCGGGGTACCCATCCTTGGGGCCTTGGACATCGTGGCCAGGACTTCCGGGAACAAGACCGTGGAGCGCGGTGTCCTGGAAGCCAAGAAAAGTATCGCCGAGGGCCAAACCCTGGCCGACCCCCTGGAAGCCACGGGCGTTTTTCCGCCCATGGTGGTCCAGATGATTTCCATTGGAGAAACCACGGGGAACCTGGACCATATGCTGGCCAAGATCGCCGACTTTTACGACAACGAGGTGGATGTGGCCGTGGAAACATTGACCTCGCTGCTGGAGCCGATGATGATCGTCTTTCTGGGGGTCGTGGTGGGGGGACTGGTGGTGAGCATGTATTTGCCCATTTTTCAGATCGGCGAGACCATCATGTAG
- the mutT gene encoding 8-oxo-dGTP diphosphatase MutT — protein sequence MTVWKEEAAPLRVVAGIVWHGDRYLAVRRPEGKHMAGYWEFPGGKIEAGETPDQALARELREELGICVADSRLWRDRVHRYPDLHVHVFFYMVNAFQGEPLPREGQSMAWVTPAENALPFLPADLGVVAELAAMFGPRS from the coding sequence ATGACGGTATGGAAGGAAGAGGCGGCTCCCTTGCGGGTCGTGGCGGGAATTGTCTGGCACGGTGACCGGTACTTGGCCGTGCGGCGACCGGAAGGCAAGCATATGGCCGGATACTGGGAGTTTCCCGGAGGCAAGATCGAAGCCGGGGAGACGCCGGATCAGGCATTGGCGCGGGAGTTGCGTGAGGAATTGGGAATTTGTGTCGCGGATTCCCGCCTTTGGCGGGATAGAGTCCACCGGTACCCGGATTTGCATGTGCACGTATTTTTTTACATGGTAAACGCGTTTCAGGGGGAGCCCCTCCCCCGTGAAGGCCAAAGCATGGCCTGGGTGACGCCGGCGGAAAACGCGTTGCCGTTTTTGCCGGCCGACCTGGGTGTCGTGGCGGAGTTGGCCGCGATGTTCGGACCGCGGAGCTGA
- the ruvX gene encoding Holliday junction resolvase RuvX produces MRVLGVDYGTKRVGLALSDGLGLLAHPYATLERTTRERLFADLLAIVVEESVRTIVLGLPQALNGQETETTRQVRNFAESLRRRTDVPVVFQNEAFSSVEAERNLRDGGRRGRKVKAVLDQQAAVVILNDYLESSRQSKLP; encoded by the coding sequence ATGCGTGTGCTGGGCGTCGACTATGGTACAAAGCGGGTGGGTCTGGCCCTGAGCGACGGCCTGGGGCTTTTGGCCCACCCCTATGCGACCCTGGAGCGGACCACCCGTGAACGGCTGTTTGCCGACTTGTTGGCCATCGTGGTCGAGGAAAGCGTCCGGACCATCGTGCTTGGACTACCCCAGGCCCTGAACGGCCAGGAAACGGAAACCACCCGCCAGGTCCGCAATTTCGCTGAAAGCCTGCGTCGTCGGACGGACGTCCCGGTGGTATTCCAGAACGAAGCCTTCAGCTCGGTGGAGGCTGAGCGCAACCTGCGCGACGGGGGCCGTCGCGGCCGTAAGGTCAAGGCCGTGCTCGACCAGCAGGCTGCCGTGGTCATCCTTAACGACTACCTGGAAAGCTCCAGACAGTCCAAACTCCCTTGA
- a CDS encoding NAD(P)-dependent malic enzyme, with the protein MSTHFSASYSFTMDIRLEKKQENRVLLLETLGREGARLVQFFRVGEDGEAEEISLEFYATSVEHGEKVVAAVQALPCVLDSWATDTTMAIHDGGKLEIAPTLSVDNADELAMAYTPGVARVCQAIHKDPERAFDLTIRQNCVAVVSDGTAVLGLGNIGPLAAMPVMEGKAVLFKAFGRVDAFPLCVKTTTPEELIDFVEKVAPTFGGINLEDVAAPNCFIVEQELKKRLDIPVFHDDQHGTAVVALAALLNALKLTGKKIEDLKMVVNGFGAAGVACAKMFAEAGVKNIIPCDRTGVVYRGRTKGMNPVKEECARIFNPNNEQGSLADVIKGADIFVGVSGPDTLKREDVLKMAPKPIIFAMANPIPEILPEEIADLDCLIATGRSDYPNQINNVLCFPGIFRGALDCRASDINEAMKLAAAQAIADCVDDEQLAQGVIIPSAFHPGVADAVAERVEQAARDSGVARI; encoded by the coding sequence ATGAGCACCCATTTTTCCGCAAGTTACAGTTTTACCATGGATATCCGGCTGGAGAAGAAGCAGGAGAATCGCGTTCTGCTGTTGGAGACCTTGGGCCGTGAAGGCGCGCGCTTGGTCCAATTTTTCCGTGTGGGCGAAGACGGGGAGGCCGAGGAAATTTCGTTGGAGTTCTACGCCACGTCCGTGGAACACGGGGAAAAGGTGGTCGCCGCGGTGCAGGCCCTGCCCTGCGTGCTGGATTCCTGGGCCACGGACACGACCATGGCCATTCACGACGGCGGCAAGCTGGAAATCGCGCCCACGTTATCGGTGGACAACGCGGACGAGCTGGCCATGGCCTATACGCCCGGCGTGGCCCGTGTCTGCCAGGCAATCCACAAAGACCCGGAGCGGGCCTTTGACCTGACTATCCGTCAGAACTGCGTGGCCGTGGTTTCCGACGGCACCGCGGTTCTGGGGCTGGGGAACATCGGGCCCCTGGCGGCCATGCCCGTGATGGAAGGCAAGGCCGTGCTGTTCAAGGCCTTTGGCCGGGTGGACGCTTTCCCGCTGTGCGTGAAGACCACGACCCCGGAAGAACTGATCGACTTCGTGGAAAAGGTCGCTCCGACCTTCGGCGGAATCAACCTGGAAGACGTGGCCGCGCCCAATTGCTTCATCGTGGAGCAGGAACTGAAGAAGCGCTTGGACATCCCGGTGTTCCACGACGACCAGCACGGTACCGCCGTGGTGGCCTTGGCTGCCCTGCTCAACGCCCTGAAGCTGACCGGCAAGAAGATTGAGGATCTCAAAATGGTGGTCAACGGGTTCGGGGCCGCCGGAGTGGCCTGCGCCAAAATGTTCGCCGAGGCCGGGGTGAAAAACATCATTCCCTGCGACCGCACGGGCGTGGTCTATCGCGGCCGGACCAAAGGCATGAACCCGGTCAAGGAAGAGTGCGCCCGGATTTTCAACCCGAACAACGAACAAGGCTCTCTGGCCGACGTGATCAAGGGCGCGGACATTTTCGTGGGCGTATCCGGACCCGATACGTTGAAACGGGAGGACGTGCTGAAGATGGCCCCCAAGCCGATCATCTTCGCCATGGCAAACCCCATTCCGGAGATCCTGCCCGAGGAAATAGCGGACCTGGATTGCCTGATCGCCACCGGTCGCTCGGACTACCCAAACCAGATCAACAACGTGCTCTGCTTCCCCGGCATCTTCCGGGGCGCTCTGGACTGCCGGGCCTCGGACATCAACGAGGCCATGAAGCTGGCCGCGGCCCAGGCCATCGCGGATTGCGTGGACGACGAACAACTGGCCCAGGGCGTGATCATTCCCAGCGCCTTCCATCCGGGGGTGGCCGACGCCGTGGCCGAACGGGTGGAGCAGGCGGCCCGGGATTCCGGAGTTGCCAGGATCTAA
- a CDS encoding FAD-binding and (Fe-S)-binding domain-containing protein: MTQRGPHLSVPHIRLLPRVFNLTQDQVESWPETVRTLAVDLAAELFLLRYNPFIPQEMVRRSVDNQLAVIVPSLAPEYATALQEAVEHFWRDYEAEQTFKQNLIKRLRQCLPEECVNNHPNALVECSTDATDLRLELPLLVLAPENTEQVQCIIRLANELEFSLVPRGGGSGLTGGAIPAGRRTVILSLSRMKAVLNIDVQEKVLCAQSGMITLNAIQAAAAQGLLFTVDPASKAASSLGGNISENAGGPFAFEYGTTLDNLLSYVMVLPNGERIEVRRKDHPRHKILPQETAVFEILDDQGRVTESIALHGGDIRGADLGKDVSNKFLGGLPGIQKEGVDGVITEACFTLYPQPAFSRTLCLEFFGRSMHPAMLVINDLVGMRDTIREQGDLVKMSALEEFGPKYVQAIEYQKKSSRYEGDPISVLLIQMDSDDEAALDEAVDMVVDIVGPYENVEVFTAMDARQAEVFWEDRHRLSAITRRTSGFKINEDIVIPLKVIPEFSDFLEQLNLRYLAKAYRKALQEVGGLDGLPDSDEFVEMELDYCARILRGEISAKELSDQEFEIQTQFFFQDLRNRYPRRQAQLDAILSRMRGTRVIVANHMHAGDGNCHVNIPVNSNDPHMLHQAEEAAGEVFKKVLELKGAVSGEHGIGITKIAFLPEEKIKALKAYKAKVDPGNIINPGKLTSREQLVQPFTFSFNRLIQDLRQSGLPERARLIKLLTSIQTCSRCGKCKQVCPMYLPEKGLLFHPRNKNISMGAMIEAVFYTQLQSGQPDQRLLKELGRLMEHCTGCGKCMSACPVKINTPDVILDLRGYLKGKGADGHPFKNRILDYLAKDPACRLPRAAKFLAVGQAIQNTAVGLIPSKWRRRAESPLLQGKGPSMEMKNLSESLNLAKGSVFLPAGNGGSIPNKETVLYFPGCGAGLFFRSIGLATISLLLDADCQVILPEAHLCCGYPLLASGGEQAFGANRERNIAALNRLLNRVRAQGFTVSHVITACGSCREGLRDYNLASSSGPALEHQDALQFLLQRISQKQGHKQAQKQNRSLIQSLQAGGSRELLYHAACHAEWSGVEGVKAARTYAESLSKLLDAKVRVSPHCCGESGLGAMTSPAIYNKLRRRKIDQLRTDISQVDSPEPILVGCPSCRIGLTRCLNELGRPREVRHTVEYLASLLGGPDWEKNAVKRITQARFVPER; encoded by the coding sequence ATGACCCAGCGCGGACCCCATCTTTCCGTCCCCCATATCCGTCTTCTGCCCCGAGTTTTCAATCTGACCCAGGACCAGGTCGAGTCCTGGCCGGAAACCGTGCGCACCCTGGCCGTGGACCTGGCCGCCGAGCTGTTTCTGCTGCGCTACAACCCGTTCATCCCCCAGGAAATGGTCCGTCGCAGCGTGGACAACCAGTTGGCGGTCATCGTCCCGTCTCTGGCTCCGGAGTACGCCACGGCACTGCAAGAGGCCGTGGAGCATTTTTGGCGGGACTACGAAGCGGAGCAGACGTTCAAGCAGAACCTGATCAAGCGCCTCCGGCAGTGCCTGCCGGAGGAGTGCGTCAACAATCATCCCAACGCCCTGGTGGAGTGTTCCACCGACGCCACGGACCTGCGCTTGGAACTGCCCTTGCTCGTTCTGGCTCCGGAAAACACGGAACAGGTTCAGTGCATCATCCGGTTGGCCAATGAGCTGGAGTTCAGTCTCGTGCCCCGGGGGGGCGGCTCCGGCCTGACCGGAGGGGCCATTCCGGCCGGTCGAAGGACGGTGATTCTCAGCCTGAGTCGGATGAAGGCCGTCTTGAACATTGATGTTCAGGAAAAGGTCCTGTGCGCCCAGAGCGGGATGATCACCCTGAACGCGATTCAGGCCGCGGCGGCCCAGGGGTTGCTGTTCACCGTGGACCCGGCCTCCAAGGCCGCCTCGTCCCTGGGCGGAAACATTTCCGAGAACGCCGGCGGGCCCTTTGCCTTTGAGTACGGGACCACCCTGGACAACCTTCTCAGCTACGTGATGGTCCTGCCCAATGGAGAGCGCATCGAGGTGCGCCGCAAGGATCATCCCCGGCACAAGATTCTACCTCAGGAAACCGCGGTGTTCGAAATCCTGGACGACCAGGGCCGGGTCACGGAATCCATTGCCCTGCACGGCGGGGACATCCGGGGCGCGGATCTGGGCAAGGACGTGTCCAATAAATTTTTGGGCGGGCTGCCGGGCATTCAGAAGGAAGGCGTGGACGGGGTGATCACCGAGGCCTGCTTCACCCTGTATCCCCAGCCGGCCTTCTCCCGGACCTTATGCCTGGAATTTTTCGGACGGAGCATGCACCCGGCCATGCTGGTGATCAATGACCTGGTGGGCATGCGCGACACCATCCGGGAGCAGGGCGACCTGGTCAAAATGTCCGCCTTGGAGGAGTTCGGGCCGAAGTACGTCCAGGCCATCGAGTACCAGAAAAAATCCTCCCGCTACGAGGGCGACCCCATCTCCGTGCTGCTGATCCAGATGGATTCCGACGACGAAGCGGCTCTGGACGAGGCCGTGGACATGGTGGTGGACATTGTCGGTCCGTACGAAAACGTGGAGGTGTTTACGGCCATGGACGCCCGACAGGCCGAGGTGTTCTGGGAGGATCGACACCGCCTGAGCGCCATCACCCGCCGGACCAGCGGATTCAAGATCAACGAGGACATCGTCATCCCTTTGAAGGTGATTCCGGAGTTTTCCGACTTTCTGGAGCAACTGAACCTGCGCTACCTGGCCAAGGCGTATCGCAAGGCGCTTCAGGAAGTGGGCGGCCTGGACGGGCTGCCGGACAGCGACGAGTTCGTGGAGATGGAACTGGACTACTGCGCCCGGATCCTGCGCGGCGAGATCTCGGCCAAGGAGCTTTCCGACCAGGAGTTCGAGATCCAGACCCAGTTCTTTTTTCAGGATCTGCGCAACCGCTATCCCCGACGGCAAGCCCAGCTGGACGCCATCCTCTCCCGGATGCGCGGGACCCGGGTCATCGTGGCCAACCACATGCACGCCGGGGACGGCAACTGCCATGTGAACATCCCGGTGAACTCCAACGACCCGCACATGCTGCACCAGGCCGAGGAAGCGGCCGGCGAGGTTTTCAAAAAGGTCCTGGAACTCAAGGGCGCGGTGTCCGGGGAGCACGGCATCGGGATTACCAAGATCGCCTTTCTGCCCGAGGAAAAGATTAAGGCCCTCAAGGCTTACAAGGCCAAGGTCGATCCCGGGAACATCATCAACCCCGGCAAGCTGACCAGCCGGGAGCAGCTGGTCCAGCCGTTCACCTTTTCCTTTAACCGTCTGATTCAGGATCTGCGCCAAAGCGGCCTGCCGGAGCGGGCGCGGCTGATCAAGCTGCTGACCAGCATCCAGACCTGCTCCCGGTGCGGCAAGTGCAAGCAGGTCTGCCCCATGTATCTCCCGGAAAAGGGGCTTTTGTTCCATCCCCGGAACAAGAACATCAGTATGGGGGCGATGATCGAGGCGGTGTTCTACACCCAGCTCCAGTCCGGACAGCCGGATCAGCGTTTGCTCAAGGAACTGGGACGGTTGATGGAGCACTGTACGGGCTGCGGCAAATGCATGTCCGCCTGTCCGGTGAAGATCAACACCCCGGATGTGATTCTGGATTTGCGCGGCTATCTCAAAGGCAAGGGGGCGGACGGCCATCCGTTCAAGAACCGCATCCTGGACTACCTGGCCAAGGACCCGGCGTGTCGTTTGCCCCGAGCGGCCAAGTTTCTGGCCGTGGGCCAGGCCATCCAGAACACCGCCGTGGGGCTGATCCCCTCGAAGTGGCGTCGACGGGCCGAGAGCCCGCTGCTCCAGGGCAAGGGGCCGAGCATGGAGATGAAGAACCTGTCCGAGAGCCTGAACCTGGCCAAGGGCAGCGTCTTTCTCCCGGCCGGCAACGGCGGCTCGATCCCGAACAAGGAAACCGTACTCTATTTTCCCGGATGCGGCGCCGGACTGTTTTTCCGTTCCATCGGCCTGGCCACCATCTCCTTGCTCCTGGACGCGGATTGTCAGGTTATCCTGCCCGAAGCTCATCTGTGCTGCGGGTATCCGCTGTTGGCCAGCGGCGGCGAACAGGCCTTCGGGGCCAACCGGGAACGAAACATCGCCGCGTTGAACCGCCTGCTGAACAGGGTCAGAGCCCAAGGCTTCACGGTTTCCCACGTGATCACGGCCTGCGGCTCCTGTCGGGAAGGGCTGCGCGACTACAATCTGGCTTCGTCCTCGGGCCCGGCCCTGGAGCACCAGGACGCCTTGCAGTTTCTCCTTCAACGCATAAGTCAGAAACAGGGACACAAGCAGGCCCAAAAACAGAACAGATCGCTGATCCAATCTCTCCAGGCCGGTGGTTCGCGCGAACTGCTTTATCACGCCGCGTGTCACGCCGAATGGTCCGGGGTGGAGGGCGTCAAGGCGGCCAGAACCTATGCCGAATCCCTGAGCAAGCTCCTGGACGCCAAGGTCCGCGTCAGCCCGCACTGCTGCGGAGAGAGCGGTCTGGGGGCCATGACCTCCCCGGCCATCTACAACAAGCTGCGCCGGCGCAAGATCGACCAGTTGCGCACGGACATCAGTCAGGTGGATTCCCCAGAGCCGATCCTCGTCGGATGCCCGTCCTGCCGCATCGGGCTGACCAGATGCCTGAACGAACTGGGACGCCCCCGGGAGGTCCGGCACACCGTCGAATACCTCGCCTCCCTGCTCGGCGGCCCGGACTGGGAAAAGAACGCCGTCAAACGCATCACTCAGGCCCGGTTTGTTCCGGAGCGGTGA